The following nucleotide sequence is from Terriglobia bacterium.
TCGACTCATTCCGCAGGCATTTCCGGAACTTCTTCTTTGATGGATGGTTCACTTTCACCGGACTCACAACCCTGCCCCGAGCAAGCCACGGACCAAATACCACTGCGCCTCCGTGCTATGCTTCCTCTGTGATCGACATCCACTCCCACATTCTCCCCGACATCGACGACGGCGCGCGTTCGCTTGAAGAGGCCGTCGAGATGGCGCGCATTGCAGTCGATGACGGCATCGAGTACATGGTCTCCACGCCCCACATGTACAACGGGCTCTCCGGCAATCCCGAGCCCTCCGAAATCCTCGAACGGGTTGCCGCCCTCAATGAAGCCATCAACGATCCAAAGGGGCTGAAGATCCTTCCCGGCAATGAAGTCCACGTCTCCCACGAAATCGCGGAGCAGGCGCGCAACAACCGCGTGACGAAGATCAACCAGCGGAATTACATGCTGGTCGAGTTTCCCCAGCTGACCGTCCCCATCGGCGCCGACGAGCTGTTCTATAAGCTGCTGCTGCAGGGCGTCCGGCCGATCCTGGTTCATCCGGAGCGCAACGGACAGATTCAGGCGAACCCCGCGATCGTGGCGCAGTACGTCGAGCGGGGAGTTTTCATTCAGGTAACGGCGATGTCGGTGACCGGCGAGTTCGGCCCGATCGCGCACGCGACGGCGGAGAAATTGCTGCGGCACAACTGCGTGCACTTCCTCGCGACGGATACGCATCGGACGAAGAGCCGTCCGCCGATCCTGAGCCGGGGGAGAGATGCGGCGGCGCTGTTGATCGGGGAGCAGAAGGCGGCGGCATTGGTCGAGGCGAACCCTCGGGCGGTGATCAACGGGGAAGCGCTGCATGTGGAGCCGGTGATCCCGTTCGGGAACGGGACGCGGGACAAGAAGAAGTCGTTCTTTTCGCGTTTTTTTTAAAAGGAGCGCGCACGGGGAGGGTGAGAGACCTGCACATGATGCTGCGCGGGCATCTCAAAAAGGTGGCGCGCTGCTGCGCGCATCCTTCTACTAAACTGGAGGCCTCAAGAGGCCGGCACAGGTGTGAGACGGCCCCATTCCCCGCCTTTCCAAGGCGGGGTGGCTGCGCCATTAACTAAATGGTCTCGTTCCTTAGCGGCGCAGACGGGGTGGTTAGTAACTTCCATCAACAAAATAAGGTGCGCTGCGCGGTTCGTTACTAACCACTATCATTGCTTCGCCCTATCGGGC
It contains:
- a CDS encoding CpsB/CapC family capsule biosynthesis tyrosine phosphatase — encoded protein: MIDIHSHILPDIDDGARSLEEAVEMARIAVDDGIEYMVSTPHMYNGLSGNPEPSEILERVAALNEAINDPKGLKILPGNEVHVSHEIAEQARNNRVTKINQRNYMLVEFPQLTVPIGADELFYKLLLQGVRPILVHPERNGQIQANPAIVAQYVERGVFIQVTAMSVTGEFGPIAHATAEKLLRHNCVHFLATDTHRTKSRPPILSRGRDAAALLIGEQKAAALVEANPRAVINGEALHVEPVIPFGNGTRDKKKSFFSRFF